The following coding sequences are from one Primulina eburnea isolate SZY01 chromosome 15, ASM2296580v1, whole genome shotgun sequence window:
- the LOC140815325 gene encoding F-box/kelch-repeat protein At1g30090-like translates to MYFCCAFIQLSWFFELGEKDQIEQILSRQASVHKLGDSQFTMSPKFRLAAMRSNVLDPDVEFDLSDSECSLIPGLPDDVAILCLLRVPVDNHGACKAACKRWYSLFGSKERFFSWRKELGFNDPWLFVFAYHKCTGKIEWKVLDLTHFCWHTIPAMPCKDKVCPQGFRCVAIPHEGVLFVCGGMISDVDCPLNLVLKFEVYKNRWTVMKKMITARSFFASGAINGMIYVAGGNSSNLFDLSSAEVLDPKKGIWKPVASMRTNMAAYDAAVLNGKLLMTEGWFWPLYVVPRGQIYDPQTDVWEHMATGLREGWTGSSVVMYEHLFVVTEDERTEVKVYDGDCDSWDVVEGPPLPEQIGKPFCVNGWEWKIYVIGQNLHVAVGHIRRLNSSTATDKKHKFLVKWQIVDAPETLFDLRPSSAQIIFA, encoded by the coding sequence aTGTATTTTTGCTGTGCGTTTATTCAGTTAAGTTGGTTTTTTGAGTTAGGGGAGAAAGATCAAATCGAACAAATTTTGTCACGTCAAGCTTCGGTGCACAAACTGGGGGATTCTCAATTTACCATGTCTCCAAAATTTAGGTTAGCTGCGATGCGATCCAATGTGCTAGATCCTGATGTGGAATTTGATCTATCTGATAGTGAATGTTCTCTGATTCCGGGACTCCCTGATGATGTTGCTATTCTGTGTCTTCTTCGGGTTCCAGTTGATAATCATGGAGCCTGTAAGGCTGCTTGCAAAAGATGGTATTCGTTATTTGGCAGCAAGGAGCGTTTCTTTAGTTGGAGAAAGGAGCTTGGGTTTAATGATCCATGGCTTTTTGTATTTGCGTATCATAAATGTACCGGAAAAATTGAGTGGAAGGTTCTTGACCTTACCCACTTCTGTTGGCATACAATCCCTGCCATGCCTTGTAAGGACAAGGTCTGTCCTCAAGGGTTTAGGTGTGTTGCCATCCCACACGAGGGTGTTCTCTTTGTTTGTGGTGGTATGATATCAGACGTGGATTGCCCGCTTAATCTAGTTCTAAAGTTTGAAGTGTATAAGAATCGATGGACTGTGATGAAAAAGATGATCACCGCGAGGTCATTTTTTGCTAGTGGGGCCATCAATGGGATGATATATGTCGCCGGAGGAAACAGCTCAAACTTGTTTGATCTCAGTTCAGCTGAAGTCTTGGATCCAAAAAAAGGGATTTGGAAGCCAGTAGCTAGCATGAGAACAAACATGGCTGCATATGATGCAGCAGTTCTTAATGGGAAGCTCCTCATGACCGAAGGTTGGTTTTGGCCTTTGTATGTGGTACCTCGAGGTCAGATTTATGACCCACAAACAGATGTCTGGGAGCATATGGCCACTGGACTTCGAGAAGGCTGGACAGGCTCAAGTGTGGTGATGTATGAGCACTTGTTTGTGGTTACAGAGGATGAAAGAACAGAAGTAAAGGTTTACGATGGAGACTGTGATTCTTGGGATGTTGTAGAAGGACCCCCTTTACCGGAGCAAATTGGCAAGCCTTTCTGTGTCAACGGTTGGGAATGGAAGATTTACGTGATTGGTCAGAATCTTCATGTAGCTGTGGGCCATATAAGGAGGCTGAACTCAAGCACCGCAACTGATAAGAAACACAAATTTTTGGTTAAATGGCAAATCGTGGATGCACCTGAAACCCTTTTTGATCTAAGACCATCAAGTGCACAGATTATATTTGCTTAA